A genomic segment from Paramixta manurensis encodes:
- a CDS encoding TetR/AcrR family transcriptional regulator: protein MEALNHKARTRQRILAEAAVAMREQGTEGIGVAALMKRAGLTHGGFYAHFASRDDLVANVIAYIFEQTLEKLRSSLQSDTAEGLSQFIDAYLSMAVRNAPGESCPLPALSGEAARLSRTARDNFANGVTQMQALLAKCLTTLRLPQPDVLAVSMLSEMIGAMALARACPHEQHAEHILLVSRQSIKHRVGLGENITAG, encoded by the coding sequence ATGGAAGCACTTAATCATAAAGCTCGCACCCGGCAACGTATTCTGGCAGAAGCCGCCGTCGCAATGCGTGAACAGGGAACCGAGGGAATTGGTGTTGCGGCGTTAATGAAGCGGGCTGGCCTAACGCACGGCGGTTTTTATGCTCACTTTGCCTCGCGCGATGATTTAGTGGCGAATGTCATTGCGTATATCTTTGAGCAGACGCTGGAAAAACTTCGCAGCAGCCTGCAATCGGATACCGCAGAAGGGCTCAGCCAGTTTATTGATGCTTACCTCTCAATGGCAGTTCGTAATGCGCCGGGTGAGAGTTGCCCGCTCCCGGCGTTATCTGGCGAGGCCGCGCGTTTATCCAGAACCGCTCGCGATAATTTTGCCAATGGCGTAACACAAATGCAGGCGCTATTAGCTAAATGCCTAACTACGCTGAGATTACCGCAGCCCGACGTACTGGCGGTCTCAATGTTGTCGGAAATGATTGGCGCAATGGCGTTAGCCCGCGCTTGCCCGCATGAGCAACATGCGGAGCATATATTGTTGGTGTCGCGTCAGAGCATTAAACACCGTGTTGGCCTCGGCGAAAATATCACGGCAGGATAA
- the tsaD gene encoding tRNA (adenosine(37)-N6)-threonylcarbamoyltransferase complex transferase subunit TsaD: MRVLGIETSCDETGIAIYDDAAGLLANQLYSQVKLHADYGGVVPELASRDHVRKTVPLIQAALREAGLQAQDIDAVAYTAGPGLVGALLVGATVGRALAFAWDVPAVPVHHMEGHLLAPMLEDNPPDFPFVALLVSGGHTQLISVTGIGEYVLLGESIDDAAGEAFDKTAKLLGLDYPGGPMLSKMAQQGAAGRFTFPRPMTDRPGLDFSFSGLKTFAANTIREHAEGDEQTRADIARAFEDAVVDTLAIKCKRALEQTGFKRLVIAGGVSANRTLRSRLAEMMQARGGEVFYARPEFCTDNGAMIAYAGMVRLKGGTLGELGVSVRPRWPLAELPRIAPGN, encoded by the coding sequence ATGCGTGTACTGGGAATCGAAACGTCCTGCGATGAAACCGGCATCGCAATTTATGACGATGCCGCCGGTTTGCTGGCCAATCAACTTTATAGTCAAGTGAAGCTGCATGCTGATTACGGCGGCGTGGTGCCAGAGCTGGCCTCGCGCGATCATGTGCGTAAAACGGTGCCTTTAATCCAGGCCGCGCTGCGCGAAGCCGGGCTACAGGCGCAGGATATCGATGCAGTGGCATATACCGCCGGGCCGGGATTAGTGGGCGCATTATTAGTCGGCGCGACGGTGGGTCGGGCGCTCGCGTTCGCCTGGGACGTTCCGGCGGTGCCGGTACATCACATGGAAGGTCATCTATTAGCCCCGATGCTGGAAGATAACCCGCCTGACTTTCCATTTGTTGCGCTGCTGGTTTCCGGCGGGCATACGCAGTTAATTAGCGTCACCGGCATTGGCGAATATGTGCTATTGGGCGAGTCCATTGATGACGCGGCGGGGGAAGCATTCGATAAAACCGCGAAATTACTGGGGCTGGATTATCCCGGAGGGCCGATGTTGTCGAAAATGGCGCAGCAAGGCGCTGCGGGGCGTTTTACTTTTCCACGTCCGATGACTGATCGACCTGGGCTGGATTTTAGTTTCTCCGGGCTAAAAACCTTTGCAGCTAACACCATTCGAGAACATGCGGAAGGCGATGAACAAACCCGCGCGGATATTGCGCGCGCGTTCGAAGATGCGGTGGTGGATACGTTGGCGATTAAGTGTAAACGTGCGCTCGAACAGACCGGGTTTAAACGTTTAGTGATTGCTGGCGGCGTGAGCGCCAACCGTACCTTACGTAGCCGCCTGGCGGAGATGATGCAGGCGCGCGGCGGTGAAGTTTTTTATGCGCGTCCTGAGTTTTGTACCGATAACGGCGCGATGATTGCGTATGCGGGCATGGTTCGGTTAAAAGGCGGAACCCTTGGTGAGCTTGGCGTTAGTGTTCGCCCGCGTTGGCCGCTGGCGGAGCTACCGAGGATTGCGCCCGGCAATTAA
- a CDS encoding SDR family oxidoreductase → MSNKTWFITGTSTGLGRLMTERLLARGDNVIATLRKPGALDSLIAQYGEQLHVLLLDMTDTASLRRVVQQAFGHAMRIDVLVSNAGYGLFGASEEVSDAQIDRQIATNLTGPIQLIRAALPYLRQQGGGRIVQISSEGGQMAWPNFSLYHATKWGIEGFIESVAQEVAPFGIDFLIAEPGPTETNFASGVDMAEPMACYDNTPAGEVRRGLANGSIAINGDAAKTVEAIITATDADAPPFRLALGSKAYHSIRAALNTRLDVLEENRAVAMSVDKGE, encoded by the coding sequence ATGAGCAACAAAACGTGGTTTATTACCGGTACCTCGACCGGCCTCGGGCGATTGATGACGGAGCGTCTGCTGGCGCGCGGCGATAACGTGATCGCCACCTTGCGTAAGCCCGGCGCGTTGGATAGTTTGATAGCGCAATATGGTGAGCAATTGCATGTCCTGTTACTCGACATGACGGATACGGCCTCTCTACGCCGTGTCGTACAGCAGGCGTTCGGGCACGCCATGCGTATTGATGTGCTGGTCAGTAACGCCGGATACGGGTTGTTCGGCGCCTCGGAAGAGGTTAGCGATGCGCAGATTGACCGCCAAATTGCGACCAATCTTACCGGCCCGATCCAGCTTATTCGCGCAGCATTGCCCTATCTGCGTCAGCAGGGAGGAGGGCGTATTGTTCAGATCTCATCTGAAGGCGGGCAGATGGCGTGGCCAAATTTCAGCCTGTATCATGCCACCAAATGGGGTATTGAAGGATTTATTGAGTCTGTTGCCCAGGAAGTTGCGCCATTTGGCATTGATTTTTTGATCGCCGAACCAGGGCCGACGGAAACTAATTTCGCTAGTGGAGTAGATATGGCCGAACCGATGGCCTGTTATGACAACACGCCTGCCGGTGAAGTGCGCAGAGGGCTGGCAAATGGAAGTATTGCTATTAATGGTGATGCCGCTAAAACAGTGGAGGCGATCATTACCGCAACAGATGCAGATGCGCCGCCTTTCCGTCTGGCTTTGGGCAGCAAGGCGTACCACTCAATTCGCGCGGCATTAAATACCCGCTTAGATGTTCTTGAAGAAAACCGGGCAGTGGCGATGAGTGTGGATAAGGGGGAGTGA
- the plsY gene encoding glycerol-3-phosphate 1-O-acyltransferase PlsY has translation MSAIALGMIIFAYLCGSISSAILVCRLAGLPDPRQNGSGNPGATNVLRIGGKGAAIAVLLFDVFKGMLPVWLAYALGVSPVYLGLTAIAACLGHIYPVFFRFKGGKGVATAFGAIAPIGWDLTGLVSGTWLLTVLLSGYSSLGAIVSALIAPFYVWWFKPQFTFPVAMLSCLILLRHHDNIQRLWRGQETRLWKRKKKKS, from the coding sequence ATGAGTGCTATCGCGCTTGGTATGATTATTTTCGCGTATCTGTGCGGCTCCATCTCCAGCGCGATTTTGGTTTGTCGTCTCGCGGGCTTGCCCGATCCGCGTCAGAACGGCTCCGGTAACCCCGGTGCAACCAATGTGTTGCGCATCGGCGGCAAAGGCGCCGCCATTGCGGTGCTGTTGTTTGATGTTTTCAAAGGAATGCTACCGGTATGGCTGGCATATGCACTCGGCGTCTCACCGGTTTACCTTGGCCTGACGGCTATTGCCGCTTGCCTCGGGCACATCTACCCGGTATTTTTCCGCTTTAAGGGCGGCAAAGGCGTCGCTACCGCATTCGGTGCCATTGCCCCAATTGGCTGGGATCTCACCGGCCTCGTCAGCGGGACCTGGCTGCTTACCGTACTGCTTAGCGGTTACTCATCTCTCGGCGCTATTGTTAGCGCATTGATCGCCCCCTTCTATGTCTGGTGGTTTAAGCCACAATTTACGTTTCCGGTCGCCATGCTGTCATGCCTGATTTTACTGCGGCATCATGACAATATTCAGCGTTTATGGCGTGGGCAGGAAACGCGGCTCTGGAAAAGAAAAAAGAAAAAATCTTAA
- a CDS encoding acyltransferase family protein, translating to MKLTNIQIGRGIAAILVVFHHLYIPQLKSIYPESFIFKHLNTSFIGDFSVYFFFCISGYVMMLSCHRGDKTPLHFIKDRISRIYPIYIFWTLFFILFYFLTKSSFPWLIRLNYIPKNSLEYIHAFSLIPPLFNGENFATPLATAWSLVYEVFFYIIFALLLVFIEVRKIPTFLIVLFFISFLTINSLFGPGRHRWVFLPYIVSDLINICFAVGASLFYVRKINIDSNLKKYCPYIIFLILIGLSLLKNIYNEKVSLIVLTCVTFYLLLNTDFKDSPLQRFFSYLGDASYSIYLTHIAFSSLSWIAIKKGWEFGLILTLSSIVFGCASFKYIEKPLTKFIRKLFLQRTNNIPYNTN from the coding sequence ATGAAACTAACAAATATTCAAATCGGAAGGGGAATAGCGGCAATATTGGTTGTTTTCCATCATTTATACATACCTCAATTAAAAAGCATCTATCCCGAATCCTTTATATTTAAACACCTTAACACATCATTTATTGGTGATTTTTCAGTATACTTCTTCTTCTGCATTAGTGGGTATGTAATGATGTTATCATGCCACAGAGGAGACAAAACACCTCTACATTTTATTAAAGATAGAATTAGCAGAATCTATCCAATATATATTTTTTGGACCTTGTTTTTTATTTTATTTTACTTTCTAACTAAAAGCTCATTTCCTTGGTTAATACGACTTAATTATATACCAAAAAATAGCCTAGAATATATACATGCATTTTCTCTTATACCACCACTATTTAATGGTGAAAATTTTGCCACCCCCTTGGCTACTGCATGGAGTTTAGTTTATGAAGTTTTTTTCTATATCATTTTCGCGCTGTTATTAGTTTTCATAGAAGTAAGAAAAATACCCACTTTCTTAATAGTTTTATTTTTTATCTCATTTTTAACGATAAATTCATTATTTGGACCAGGAAGGCACAGATGGGTTTTTCTTCCCTATATAGTATCTGATCTAATAAATATATGTTTTGCGGTAGGTGCTTCATTATTTTACGTGCGAAAAATAAACATAGATTCTAACCTTAAAAAGTACTGCCCTTACATTATTTTTTTGATATTAATTGGGTTAAGCTTATTAAAAAACATTTATAATGAAAAGGTTAGCCTTATCGTATTGACATGTGTAACTTTTTATCTTCTGCTTAACACTGATTTCAAAGATTCTCCGCTTCAGCGTTTTTTTAGCTACTTAGGAGATGCTTCTTACAGTATATATTTAACGCATATCGCATTTTCATCTCTTAGCTGGATTGCAATAAAAAAAGGGTGGGAGTTTGGGCTGATACTTACACTCAGCTCTATAGTTTTCGGTTGTGCGTCTTTTAAATATATCGAGAAGCCACTAACAAAATTTATAAGAAAATTATTTCTCCAACGTACAAATAACATTCCCTATAACACAAACTAG
- the dnaG gene encoding DNA primase: MAGRIPRVFINDLLARTDIVDLIDVRVKLKKQGKNYHACCPFHNEKTPSFTVNGEKQFYHCFGCGAHGNAIDFLMNYDRLEFVESIEELATLYGLEVPYESGSGPSQLERHQRQSLYQLMSGLSTFYQQALTQSSAAQAREYLAKRGLSDEVVEHFAIGFAPAGWDNALKRFGRNQEDRQSLIDAGMLVTNDQGRSYDRFRERVMFPIRDKRGRVIGFGGRVLGDGTPKYLNSPETDIFHKGRQLYGLYEAQKNHPEPTRLLVVEGYMDVVALAQFGIDYAVASLGTSTTADHIQLLFRSTDNVICCYDGDRAGREAAWRALETALPYMNDGRQLRFMFLPDGEDPDTLVRKEGKAAFEARMEQAMPLSTFLFDSLLPQVDLSSRDGRTRLSTLALPLISQIPGDTLRIYLRQELGNKLGILDDSQLEKLLPKQIEKNAPAAPPQLKRTTMRILVGLLVQNPRLAAMVPSLQGLELSGMAGLPLFVELVNTCIANPGLTTGQLLELYRGTKFSQHLETLATWNHMIVDEEVDIMFQDALASMYNAALEQRQEELIARDRTQGLNADERRELWSLNQALAKK; this comes from the coding sequence ATGGCTGGACGAATTCCACGCGTATTTATCAATGACTTGCTTGCTCGCACGGACATCGTGGATCTGATCGATGTTCGGGTGAAATTAAAAAAGCAGGGCAAAAACTATCACGCATGTTGTCCCTTCCATAACGAAAAAACCCCCTCTTTCACCGTCAATGGTGAAAAGCAGTTTTATCACTGTTTCGGCTGTGGCGCCCACGGCAATGCTATTGATTTCCTGATGAATTACGATCGTCTGGAATTCGTTGAAAGCATTGAAGAGCTCGCGACGCTTTACGGGCTGGAAGTGCCGTATGAAAGCGGTAGCGGCCCAAGCCAACTGGAGCGTCATCAGCGCCAAAGTCTGTATCAGTTAATGAGCGGGCTAAGTACCTTTTATCAACAGGCGCTAACGCAGAGCAGCGCGGCCCAGGCCAGAGAGTATCTGGCAAAACGCGGTTTGAGCGATGAAGTCGTCGAACATTTTGCGATTGGTTTCGCGCCCGCCGGCTGGGACAATGCGCTGAAGCGGTTTGGTCGTAATCAGGAAGATCGCCAATCGTTGATTGATGCCGGAATGTTAGTGACCAACGATCAAGGGCGCAGTTACGATCGTTTTCGTGAACGCGTGATGTTTCCCATTCGCGATAAACGCGGGCGTGTAATTGGCTTTGGCGGTCGCGTATTAGGCGATGGTACGCCAAAATATCTGAACTCGCCGGAAACCGATATTTTTCATAAAGGCCGTCAGCTCTATGGCCTATATGAAGCGCAAAAAAACCATCCTGAACCAACGCGGCTGCTGGTGGTGGAAGGATATATGGATGTGGTGGCGCTGGCGCAATTTGGTATTGATTATGCCGTAGCCTCGCTAGGCACTTCGACCACCGCCGATCATATTCAGCTTCTTTTTCGCAGCACGGATAATGTGATTTGCTGTTATGACGGCGATCGGGCTGGCCGCGAAGCAGCATGGCGCGCTCTGGAAACAGCATTACCTTACATGAATGACGGTCGTCAGCTACGCTTTATGTTTCTACCTGATGGCGAAGACCCCGATACGTTGGTACGTAAAGAGGGTAAAGCAGCCTTCGAAGCGCGGATGGAACAGGCGATGCCGCTCTCAACTTTCCTGTTTGACTCGCTGTTGCCGCAGGTGGATTTGAGTTCACGCGACGGGCGTACGCGTCTTAGCACGCTGGCGCTACCGCTGATTAGTCAGATCCCTGGCGACACGTTACGTATCTATCTTCGTCAGGAGTTGGGTAACAAGCTGGGGATTTTGGATGACAGCCAGTTGGAAAAACTGCTGCCAAAACAGATTGAGAAGAACGCGCCTGCCGCGCCGCCGCAGCTAAAACGCACCACCATGCGTATACTGGTTGGCTTGCTGGTGCAAAATCCGCGTCTCGCAGCGATGGTGCCTTCATTGCAAGGGCTGGAGTTATCGGGGATGGCAGGGCTGCCGCTTTTTGTGGAGTTAGTAAATACTTGCATCGCCAATCCTGGCCTGACAACCGGACAGCTACTAGAGTTATATCGCGGAACAAAATTTAGCCAGCACCTTGAAACCCTGGCAACATGGAACCACATGATAGTAGATGAAGAAGTCGACATCATGTTTCAGGACGCGCTGGCCAGCATGTACAACGCCGCGCTGGAGCAGCGTCAGGAAGAGTTGATCGCCCGTGACCGCACCCAGGGGCTAAATGCCGATGAACGGCGTGAGTTGTGGTCGCTTAATCAGGCGCTGGCGAAGAAGTAA
- the rpsU gene encoding 30S ribosomal protein S21 has product MPVIKVRENEPFDVALRRFKRSCEKAGVLAEVRRREFYEKPTTERKRAKASAVKRHAKKLARENARRTRLY; this is encoded by the coding sequence ATGCCGGTAATTAAAGTACGTGAAAACGAGCCGTTCGACGTAGCACTGCGTCGCTTCAAGCGTTCCTGTGAGAAAGCAGGCGTTCTGGCCGAAGTTCGTCGTCGTGAGTTCTATGAAAAACCGACTACCGAACGTAAGCGCGCAAAAGCTTCAGCAGTTAAACGCCACGCGAAGAAACTGGCTCGCGAAAACGCACGCCGCACTCGTCTGTACTAA
- a CDS encoding LysR family transcriptional regulator, with product MKSPIKSPTLSDLKAFMAVAQQRSFRRAADLSGVTRSTLSHAIRGLEARLGVRLLHRTTRSVALTEAGEELLRRISPHLSGLEQALEEVADTQGQLLGTLRINGGEEAIHQLLHTIVPGYMARYPGVALDLVVDGKLVDIVAEGFDAGIRLAEDVPADMVAVRFGEDVRFLTVAAPSYLARHPAPNVPDDLAQHQCIRQRLPSGKRYRWEFSRHGQSITLDVPGTLTLNSSPLMVDAAIKGLGIAYIPAVHARAALNDGRLVTVLEPWCPPIPGLCLWFPANRHMPASLRALIDMIREKS from the coding sequence ATGAAATCACCAATTAAAAGTCCAACGCTTTCTGATCTAAAAGCGTTTATGGCGGTGGCGCAGCAACGCAGTTTTCGCCGCGCAGCCGATTTGTCTGGCGTTACCCGGTCTACGCTAAGCCATGCCATTCGTGGGCTGGAGGCGCGTCTGGGCGTTCGCTTATTGCATCGCACGACGCGCAGCGTGGCCCTGACCGAAGCCGGTGAAGAATTATTACGCCGTATTTCACCCCATCTGAGTGGCCTTGAGCAGGCGCTGGAGGAAGTTGCGGATACGCAAGGACAATTGCTTGGCACGCTACGAATTAATGGCGGCGAAGAAGCCATTCACCAATTGCTACACACCATTGTGCCGGGCTATATGGCGCGTTATCCAGGCGTGGCGCTGGACTTGGTAGTGGATGGCAAACTGGTCGATATTGTCGCCGAGGGATTTGATGCGGGTATCCGGCTGGCAGAAGATGTGCCTGCCGATATGGTGGCGGTGCGTTTTGGCGAGGATGTACGCTTCCTAACAGTCGCTGCTCCATCGTATCTGGCGCGCCATCCAGCCCCCAACGTGCCAGACGATCTGGCGCAGCATCAATGCATTCGCCAACGTCTACCCAGCGGCAAACGTTACCGCTGGGAGTTTTCCCGTCATGGGCAAAGCATCACGCTGGATGTTCCCGGAACCTTGACGTTGAACAGTTCACCATTGATGGTAGACGCAGCGATTAAAGGGCTCGGAATCGCTTATATACCAGCCGTTCATGCCCGGGCCGCGCTAAATGATGGCCGTCTGGTCACCGTTCTGGAACCCTGGTGTCCCCCCATTCCCGGCCTGTGTCTTTGGTTTCCGGCTAACCGCCATATGCCTGCCAGTTTGCGTGCGCTGATCGATATGATTAGAGAAAAATCATGA
- the mug gene encoding G/U mismatch-specific DNA glycosylase, translating into MENHSDNAITDILAPGLRVVFCGINPGKSSAHKGFHFAHPGNRFWKTIWLAGFTTRLLKPEEEMALLDTGCGITMLVERPTQQATELTSEELRTGGKVLIEKIERYQPQALAILGKEAFKRAFGQRRVEWGKQPVTLGATEVWVLPNPSGLNRASLEEMAAAYRQLDTALAVRGR; encoded by the coding sequence ATGGAAAATCACAGCGATAACGCGATTACCGATATTCTCGCACCCGGCTTGCGGGTGGTATTTTGTGGCATCAATCCGGGTAAATCATCGGCCCATAAAGGGTTTCATTTCGCTCATCCCGGTAACCGTTTCTGGAAAACCATTTGGCTGGCCGGGTTTACCACGCGCTTGCTGAAGCCGGAAGAAGAAATGGCGCTGTTAGATACCGGTTGTGGGATCACGATGCTGGTCGAGCGTCCAACCCAGCAAGCAACGGAGTTGACTTCAGAAGAGTTACGCACTGGCGGCAAGGTATTGATAGAAAAAATAGAACGCTATCAACCGCAAGCGCTGGCTATTTTGGGCAAGGAGGCATTTAAACGGGCTTTTGGTCAACGCCGGGTGGAGTGGGGCAAACAGCCAGTGACCCTTGGCGCTACGGAAGTATGGGTGTTGCCCAATCCGAGCGGCCTGAATCGCGCCTCTTTAGAAGAGATGGCAGCGGCATACCGTCAGTTGGATACCGCACTGGCAGTGCGTGGGCGCTAG
- the rpoD gene encoding RNA polymerase sigma factor RpoD, which yields MEQNPQSQLKLLVTRGKEQGYLTYAEVNDHLPEDIVDSDQIEDIIQMINDMGIQVVEEAPDADDLMLNENSADTDEDAAEAAAQVLSSVESEIGRTTDPVRMYMREMGTVELLTREGEIDIAKRIEDGINQVQCSVAEYPEAITYLLEQYDRVEAGETRLSDLITGFVDPNAEEDMAPTATHVGSELSAEERDDDDEEDEDSDDDSSDDDNSIDPELAREKFVELRDQYETTRTVIKAKGRSHADALAEIQNLSDVFKQFRLVPKQFDYLVNNMRAMMDRVRTQERIIMKLCVELCKMPKKNFITLFTGNETSETWFQAALAMNKPWSEKLHEVADDVQRSRQKLLQIEEETGLTIEQVKDINRRMSIGEAKARRAKKEMVEANLRLVISIAKKYTNRGLQFLDLIQEGNIGLMKAVDKFEYRRGYKFSTYATWWIRQAITRSIADQARTIRIPVHMIETINKLNRISRQMLQEMGREPTPEELAERMLMPEDKIRKVLKIAKEPISMETPIGDDEDSHLGDFIEDTTLELPLDSATSESLRSATHDVLAGLTAREAKVLRMRFGIDMNTDHTLEEVGKQFDVTRERIRQIEAKALRKLRHPSRSEVLRSFLDD from the coding sequence ATGGAGCAAAACCCGCAGTCACAGCTGAAGCTACTTGTCACCCGTGGTAAGGAGCAAGGCTATCTGACCTATGCCGAGGTCAATGACCATCTGCCGGAAGATATCGTCGACTCCGATCAGATCGAAGACATCATCCAGATGATCAACGACATGGGTATTCAGGTGGTGGAAGAAGCCCCTGATGCCGATGATCTGATGCTAAACGAAAACAGCGCTGATACGGACGAAGATGCGGCTGAAGCGGCAGCTCAGGTGTTATCCAGCGTAGAATCTGAAATTGGGCGCACCACCGACCCGGTTCGCATGTACATGCGCGAAATGGGTACCGTAGAACTGTTGACGCGTGAGGGCGAAATCGACATCGCTAAGCGTATCGAAGACGGTATCAATCAGGTTCAATGCTCCGTTGCTGAATACCCAGAAGCCATCACCTATCTGCTTGAACAGTATGATCGCGTTGAGGCAGGTGAAACACGCCTTTCCGATCTGATTACCGGCTTTGTCGATCCGAACGCTGAAGAGGATATGGCGCCTACCGCCACGCACGTAGGTTCCGAGCTCTCTGCCGAAGAGCGCGACGATGACGATGAGGAAGATGAAGATAGCGATGACGACAGCTCTGACGATGATAACAGTATCGATCCAGAGTTAGCGCGCGAGAAATTCGTCGAGCTGCGCGATCAGTACGAAACCACTCGTACGGTGATTAAAGCGAAAGGCCGCAGCCATGCTGATGCGCTGGCTGAGATCCAGAACCTGTCTGATGTTTTCAAACAGTTCCGTCTGGTGCCGAAGCAGTTTGATTATCTGGTCAACAATATGCGTGCCATGATGGATCGCGTTCGTACCCAAGAACGCATCATTATGAAACTCTGTGTTGAACTGTGCAAAATGCCGAAGAAAAACTTCATTACGCTGTTTACCGGTAATGAAACCAGCGAAACTTGGTTCCAGGCCGCGCTGGCGATGAATAAACCGTGGTCGGAAAAACTGCATGAAGTGGCCGATGACGTTCAACGTAGCCGCCAGAAACTGTTGCAGATTGAAGAAGAGACCGGTTTGACCATCGAGCAGGTCAAAGACATCAACCGTCGCATGTCAATCGGCGAAGCGAAAGCGCGCCGGGCGAAGAAAGAGATGGTGGAAGCGAACTTACGTTTGGTGATTTCGATCGCGAAGAAATATACCAACCGTGGCTTGCAGTTCCTCGACCTGATTCAGGAAGGTAACATTGGCCTGATGAAAGCGGTGGATAAGTTTGAATACCGTCGCGGCTATAAGTTCTCCACCTATGCCACTTGGTGGATTCGTCAGGCGATCACGCGTTCTATCGCTGACCAGGCGCGTACCATCCGTATTCCGGTGCATATGATTGAGACGATTAATAAACTCAACCGTATTTCACGCCAGATGCTGCAAGAAATGGGACGTGAGCCGACGCCGGAAGAGTTGGCCGAGCGGATGCTGATGCCGGAAGATAAGATCCGCAAGGTGCTGAAAATCGCTAAAGAGCCCATCTCTATGGAGACGCCGATTGGTGATGATGAAGATTCACATCTGGGTGATTTTATTGAAGACACCACGCTGGAACTGCCGCTGGATTCCGCCACCTCGGAAAGCCTACGTTCTGCGACGCATGATGTGTTAGCCGGTTTAACCGCGCGTGAAGCGAAGGTGCTGCGTATGCGCTTTGGTATTGATATGAATACCGACCATACGCTGGAAGAAGTCGGTAAGCAGTTTGATGTTACCCGTGAGCGTATTCGCCAGATTGAAGCGAAAGCGTTGCGTAAACTGCGTCACCCGAGCCGTTCGGAAGTATTGCGTAGCTTCCTCGACGACTAA
- a CDS encoding GNAT family N-acetyltransferase, whose product MKIESLLSLSESHDQLVALLNDCVESGASVGFLAPLEAGEAERYWQGMAADLAEGTRTLLVARETGRIAGAVQISYCPKKNGSHRAEVEKLMVHTAFRQRGIAQQLMAEVERQALANQRTLLVLDTRTGDTASILYRKAGYQEAGQIPQFARSSAGTLDGTTFFYKLL is encoded by the coding sequence ATGAAGATTGAGTCATTACTCAGCCTATCAGAAAGCCATGATCAATTAGTCGCCTTATTAAATGATTGCGTGGAAAGTGGTGCATCCGTTGGTTTTCTTGCGCCACTGGAAGCCGGGGAAGCGGAACGTTACTGGCAAGGTATGGCAGCCGATCTGGCAGAGGGCACTCGTACATTATTGGTCGCGCGTGAAACGGGACGTATCGCAGGTGCCGTGCAGATTAGCTATTGCCCGAAGAAAAACGGCAGTCACCGTGCCGAAGTGGAAAAACTGATGGTGCATACGGCCTTTCGTCAGCGCGGCATTGCTCAGCAATTAATGGCAGAAGTCGAACGTCAGGCGCTGGCTAATCAGCGCACCCTATTGGTATTGGATACGCGCACCGGCGACACGGCATCTATTTTGTATCGGAAAGCGGGTTATCAGGAAGCAGGCCAGATCCCACAGTTCGCCCGCAGTTCGGCAGGAACATTGGACGGCACGACTTTCTTTTACAAGTTGTTATGA